A stretch of Phragmites australis chromosome 12, lpPhrAust1.1, whole genome shotgun sequence DNA encodes these proteins:
- the LOC133886688 gene encoding uncharacterized protein LOC133886688 — MATAAGGESMMTREQLLHLFARFSFLTSLPEVKQRIADAVRDKQEAVAVTTEIQEEVLRELGIDPSFGIGCLGKVNVVYENDMDLMIAFYQFVAKEEMAIDEAELEPREFAEKLHSQKILQEQQLNMLVEMRNYSPENQSVILGTLRKQLEEANFDVNMSILSPEQIQEIVQK; from the exons ATggcgacggcggccggcggcgagagcaTGATGACGAGGGAGCAGCTGCTCCACCTGTTCGCTCGCTTCTCGTTCCTCACCTCCCTCCCAG AGGTCAAGCAGCGGATCGCCGACGCCGTCAGGGACAAACAG GAGGCTGTGGCAGTGACCACTGAGATACAGGAGGAGGTCCTTCGCGAGTTGGGCATAG ATCCAAGTTTTGGTATTGGTTGCCTAGGAAAGGTGAACGTTGTCTATGAAAATGACATGGACTTGATGATTGCATTCTATCAATTTGTTGCCAA AGAAGAGATGGCTATTGATGAGGCCGAGCTTGAACCTAGAGAATTCGCTGAAAAGCTACATTCTCAAAAAATATTACAAGAACAG CAACTCAACATGCTAGTTGAAATGAGAAACTATAGTCCAGAGAACCAATCTGTCATACTTGGGACT TTGCGCAAACAATTGGAGGAAGCTAATTTTGATGTCAATATGTCGATCTTGAGTCCAGAGCAAATTCAAGAGATTGTTCAGAAGTAG
- the LOC133886687 gene encoding alpha-ketoglutarate-dependent dioxygenase alkB, with translation MYGAPDTAAAERTAFRRAEKQYKLYKPPNPKGRSRSRRKPTGGDGGGGGDLSAVVDFHALLAADGELPAGIGRRDCAGFDRPVFCFLDRSGFYFIPGALSTEEQCYWIRESLKTFPQPPNRTNLTAMYGSISDLLIAAKNQKILVEVKNPDDQERNEQNNSGGKTQSKNFKFVEELEIQKGEVCSSTTASTLVRKLRWSTLGLQFDWSKRNYDVSLPHNNIPDPLASLAKKMAIPAMPSGEEFKPEAAIVNYYGPSDMLGGHVDDMEADWTKPIVSISLGSKCIFLLGGKTRDEVPTAMFLRSGDIVLMAGEAREHFHGVPRIFTESDEQEISALVSHLSGKDDQFILDYIKNSRININIRQVY, from the exons ATGTACGGCGCCCCCGACACCGCCGCCGCGGAGCGCACGGCGTTCCGGCGGGCGGAGAAGCAGTACAAGCTCTACAAGCCTCCCAATCCAAAGGGCAGGTCCAGGTCAAG GAGAAAGCCGACCGGCGGCGATGGTGGCGGGGGTGGCGACCTGTCCGCGGTGGTCGACTTTCACGCTTTGCTTGCCGCTGACGGGGAGCTGCCAGCCGGGATCGGGCGGCGCGACTGCGCCGGGTTCGACCGCCCCGTGTTCTGCTTCTTGGACCGGTCGG GATTTTATTTCATTCCCGGTGCTCTATCTACTGAGGAACAATGCTATTGGATTAGGGAAAGCTTGAAAACATTTCCACAGCCACCTAATAGGACTAACTTGACTGCTATGTACGGTTCGATTTCTGACTTACTCATTGCTGCAAAAAATCAAAAGATCTTGGTTGAAGTGAAAAATCCTGATGACCAAGAaagaaatgaacagaataataGTGGAGGAAAAACACAATCCAAAAACTTCAAATTTGTGGAGGAGTTAGAGATCCAAAAGGGGGAAGTGTGTAGTTCGACCACAGCAAGTACTCTTGTACGCAAGCTCCGGTGGAGCACCCTTGGTCTGCAGTTTGATTGGTCAAAA CGCAACTATGATGTATCACTTCCACACAACAACATTCCAGATCCGCTAGCTAGTCTTGCCAAAAAGATGGCTATTCCAGCTATGCCTTCTGGAGAAGAATTCAAGCCAGAAGCTGCCATAGTGAACTATTATGGTCCAA GTGACATGCTTGGTGGCCATGTTGACGACATGGAAGCAGATTGGACAAAACCTATTGTAAGCATAAG TTTGGGAAGCAAGTGCATCTTTCTTCTTGGAGGAAAGACAAGAGATGAAGTTCCAACAGCAATGTTCCTGCGAAGCGGTGATATTGTATTGATGGCTGGGGAAGCACGAGAACACTTCCATG GTGTACCACGGATCTTCACTGAAAGTGACGAGCAAGAAATCTCTGCATTGGTTTCACATTTATCTGGTAAAGATGACCAGTTTATCTTGGACTACATCAAGAATTCCAGGATAAATATCAACATCAGACAGGTCTACTGA